A window from Aerococcus sp. Group 1 encodes these proteins:
- a CDS encoding iron ABC transporter permease translates to MQKQHSKLSWRFIFSFIALIVFIFPLLTIIMKGIETPTGLGFDNFLLIFESNRTFQAIKNTLILGIGSTCISFILGLLVAIIVAYTNIRFKRTFELLTILPFVIPGYIMTLSWTSVFAFNSPINSLLTQLELPIVNLYSMGGMIFILGLSNAALVYLNVIDILKKIPIEQEWASRVSGYNMVATLKNINLPSAKYGIANGIILAFLSAIDNFAIVSTLGTPSGIPVLSTYIYEKAIGFGSHSFNEAAVLSIILSVIGFTGVAFRAYMLRKSLVIDTQRPRANDRIQLSSKYRRTLEGIMFIILLTLNILPLVTMFFSSLQVGYSRSIFDISNMALDNYAFIFQTPSMYNGFWNSFILTTLAILVCLMLSIFATYYKSRIDSKATSLLELGASITYSTPGIVLALSMILYWSNIPNVYGSLLILFIAYITRYFLVIFNGSSTAITSIPFYLEEAAQISGSKKPQIWRRIILPLMKGQLLSSSFLMFSSALTELTLSSLLAVANTKTIGLTIYNLQTSGDVNTAQAYSVLLTLFILLLLYCRNYLLGKEEKSIDGSNENYSVK, encoded by the coding sequence ATGCAAAAGCAACATTCCAAATTATCTTGGCGATTTATCTTTTCCTTTATTGCCTTAATAGTTTTTATCTTCCCCTTACTTACCATAATAATGAAGGGGATTGAGACACCAACCGGGCTTGGTTTTGACAATTTTTTGCTTATTTTCGAATCAAACCGTACATTTCAAGCCATTAAAAATACTTTAATATTAGGCATTGGATCAACCTGTATTTCCTTTATTTTGGGTCTATTGGTAGCCATCATTGTTGCCTATACCAATATTCGCTTTAAAAGAACTTTTGAACTATTAACCATTCTGCCATTTGTTATTCCGGGTTATATTATGACGCTATCTTGGACATCTGTTTTTGCCTTTAATAGTCCAATTAATAGCCTCTTAACTCAGTTAGAACTTCCTATTGTCAATTTGTATTCAATGGGGGGAATGATCTTTATATTAGGACTTAGTAATGCCGCTCTTGTCTATTTAAATGTCATTGATATCTTAAAGAAAATTCCTATTGAACAAGAATGGGCTTCGCGTGTATCTGGATATAACATGGTAGCAACGCTTAAAAATATCAACTTGCCCTCCGCTAAGTATGGAATAGCAAATGGGATTATTTTAGCCTTCTTAAGTGCTATTGATAATTTTGCTATTGTTTCTACATTGGGAACGCCTAGTGGGATTCCTGTGTTAAGTACCTATATTTACGAAAAAGCGATTGGTTTTGGGTCGCATAGCTTTAATGAGGCTGCCGTTCTCTCTATCATTTTGTCAGTTATTGGTTTTACTGGAGTAGCCTTTAGGGCTTATATGCTAAGAAAATCTCTTGTTATTGATACGCAGAGACCTCGCGCTAATGATCGTATTCAGTTAAGTTCTAAATATAGAAGAACGCTCGAAGGAATAATGTTTATCATTTTACTCACATTAAACATTCTTCCTTTAGTAACTATGTTCTTCTCATCCTTACAAGTTGGTTATAGCAGAAGTATTTTTGATATATCCAATATGGCTTTGGACAACTATGCCTTTATCTTCCAAACTCCTTCCATGTATAACGGCTTTTGGAACAGCTTTATCTTAACGACCTTAGCCATTTTAGTCTGTTTAATGTTAAGTATTTTTGCCACCTATTACAAGTCACGCATCGATTCAAAAGCAACATCCTTATTGGAGCTGGGCGCCTCGATTACTTATTCAACGCCTGGGATTGTTCTGGCTTTAAGCATGATTCTTTATTGGAGTAACATCCCTAATGTTTATGGCAGCTTATTGATCCTATTTATTGCTTACATCACACGCTACTTCCTGGTGATTTTTAACGGCTCATCCACAGCGATTACTAGTATTCCTTTCTACTTGGAAGAAGCGGCACAGATTTCAGGGTCAAAGAAGCCTCAAATTTGGCGCAGGATTATTTTACCCTTGATGAAAGGGCAACTATTATCGAGTTCCTTCTTAATGTTTAGCAGTGCATTGACGGAATTAACTTTATCCTCCTTGTTAGCTGTTGCCAATACGAAAACGATTGGATTAACGATTTATAATTTACAAACCAGTGGCGATGTCAATACTGCTCAAGCTTATTCTGTTTTACTGACCTTATTCATTTTATTACTCTTATATTGTAGAAATTATTTACTAGGCAAGGAGGAAAAATCAATTGACGGATCAAATGAAAATTACTCAGTTAAGTAA
- a CDS encoding ABC transporter ATP-binding protein codes for MTDQMKITQLSKTYGNNVALNNISVSFDKGEFIAILGPSGCGKTTFLQSIAGFLTPDAGTIQLGDKLLYQEGESVPVEERGFGMVFQHFALWPHMSVFEHLLYPLNSSVLEKQFSKEEKKQRINKTLDMLQLQNLKNRYPHELSGGQKQRVSLGRALVSGPNVLLMDEPLSALDAYLKDSMIHEIKKYTKPLELLFST; via the coding sequence TTGACGGATCAAATGAAAATTACTCAGTTAAGTAAGACCTATGGGAATAATGTGGCATTGAATAATATATCTGTTTCATTTGATAAGGGTGAATTCATTGCTATTTTAGGGCCTTCAGGTTGCGGGAAGACGACCTTCTTACAGTCAATCGCTGGTTTTTTAACTCCAGATGCAGGCACCATTCAATTAGGGGATAAACTTCTCTATCAGGAAGGTGAAAGTGTGCCTGTGGAAGAAAGAGGGTTTGGCATGGTATTCCAACATTTTGCTCTTTGGCCACATATGTCAGTCTTTGAGCATTTACTATACCCATTAAATAGCTCTGTACTTGAGAAGCAATTTAGTAAGGAAGAAAAAAAGCAACGAATCAATAAAACTTTAGACATGCTCCAACTACAGAATCTTAAAAATCGCTATCCTCATGAATTATCTGGGGGACAAAAACAGCGTGTCTCTCTGGGAAGAGCTTTGGTTTCTGGCCCAAATGTTTTACTCATGGACGAGCCCCTCAGTGCCTTAGATGCCTATTTAAAAGATTCCATGATTCATGAAATTAAAAAATACACCAAACCGTTGGAGCTACTTTTCTCTACGTGA